One Ilumatobacter fluminis genomic window, CTCGGTGGTGATGCGGACCTCGGGGGTGACGGCCTTCGCCGGGAGCGCCGCGACCCGGTCGAGATCGGCGAGCCGTCCGGGCAGATCGTTCGGTCCGAGCTGCGCGTATCGGTAGCCGAGCAGGGCACGGGCGTGGGTGTTCGGGTCGGGCGGTGTCAACCGCTCCGCCCGGTCGAGTGCGGACCGCAAGAGGCGGTCTCGCTCGACCTTCGGGCCGGTGAGCAGCATCAGGAACGCGAGTTCGCGTTCGAGGTCGCTCCGCAACGGCTCGAGGACGCGGTCATCCCGGGACGCAGTGCGTTCGATGTGGTCGAGGGCGCGGCGGAGCACGTCGAACTGGGCGGCTTCGTCATGGGCGAGCGCTCCTCGACCGGCGCGCCCGACGAGGGTCAACGCGGCACGCGCGTGCATGACGACGTCGTCGTGTTCGTCGGCCAACGCTGCGGCCCCGAGCAATGCTGCCGAGGCGTCGTCGGCGCGACCGGCCCCGAGCAACGCTCGTCCGAGCCCCACGTTCGCCCGGATCGTCTCTGCCGGTGCGACGGCGTGCCGGGCGGCGATGGTGAAACACTCGGTGGCGTGCGACCAGGCGCCGACGGGCAGACTGCGTTCGCCGGCGAGCGATGCGTGGCCGTGGGCTCGGGCGTCACCGGCGGCATCGAAATGCCGGGCGATCCGGGCGTGCTCGTCCGGTCGGCTGACGCCGAGTGCTTCCGCGGTCGCGACGTGGAGCCGGATGCGCACGAGGGGTCCGATCGACTCCTCGACGATGTCGCGTGTCAAGGCGTGCGAGAACGAGACGTTCGCTGCGGTGTCGACGTCGAGAAAGCCTCGCTGTGCCAGCTGGTCGAGTCGGGTGGCGGCGTCGTCGACCGTCAGATCGCACACCGTCGCCACCACCGGCAGTTCGACCGACTGACCACTGACCGCTGCCGAACGCAGCACCGCGACGGCGTCGTCGTCGAGCGTCGCGATGCGGTGGTGGAGCCACTCCCTGATCGGGGCGGGGACCTCGTCGATGTCGAGACGCCCGGTCGCCGATGCGGCTCGGGCGAGTTCGCTCGCGTACAGCGGCAGACCACCTGTGCGGAGGTGCAGCGCCTCGGCGCCCCGTTCGTCGACCGGCAGGTCGGTGCGTTCGGTCACGAGTCGAGCGACGTCGCCTCGTTCGAGTGGCTCGAGGGCGATGTCGACGATGCCGATCGACCGGGCGACTTCGCCCCATCGCCCGGCCCCGTCGCCGTCGTCGGGGCGGCTCGTGCCGACGATCAGCAGTGGTGCCGACGCCCCGTCGATCGCCTCCTGGAGCAGGACCACGGAGTCGGCCGACGCCCATTGCAGATCGTCGAACAGCCAGATCGTCGGCCGGTCGGACAAGCGCTCGACGAGTTGCGACAGTGAGCGGCCGACACGCGTGCGCACGAGATCGGCGGCGAGTCCCGGTTCGGGGGCATGGTCACCCAGGAGGATGCGGAGCGGATCGTCGGCAGGCACGAGGGTCGGGTCGTGGGCGACCGCGCGTTCGACGGCCTCGGTGATCGCCCCCAACGCTCGGCCGGTGTCGGGTCGGTGGCGTCCCCACAACACACGCACGTCGGGATCGTCGACGCCCGCTCGGCGACAGAACTCGTCGACCAGTCGGGTCTTGCCGATCCCTGCCTGGCCGCGGACCACGACCATCCGTGGACCGCCGAGCGTGCACGTCTCGTCCCAGACCGTACCGAGTCGATCGAGCTCGGTCTCGCGACCCACGAACGGGTCGTCGCGATGCGGATGGATCGGCGGGGCGGGGCGCGGGGTGCCGGCGGCCGGCGTGGGATCGGCGGCGAGGATCGTGCTCTCGAGGTCGACCAGATCGGGTCCGGGCGTGAGGCCCACCTCGGCGAGCTGACGGCGGGCGTCGGCCAGGGTCAGGAGGGCTTCTCGTCGCCGCCCGAGTCGCATCTGGGCCGACGCGAGCAGCGACCAGCGGTGTTCGCGGAACGGTTCGTCCTCGACCGCTCGCCGCAGTCGCTCGACGAGTTCCGGTGTCGGTTCGACGTCGGCCGACGCGGCCAGGGCCACCTCGTCGGCGTCGGTGGCGGCGACGCGGAGCTGCGCTCGGAGTTCGAGCACCTCTGGTGTATCGGGGAGGTCGGCGAGCAGCTGATCCGTCGGGTCGCCCGACGCCAGGTCGACGACGACGTCGGGACCGAGTCGATAGCCGTCGGGGTGGCTGTCGACGAGCCCGTCGGCCGATCGCTTGAGCCGCGAGACGTGGTTGTGGATCGACTTGACCGCCGACGCAGGCTGGGCATCACCCCAGATCAGCTCGGCGAGGCGCGACGACGGCAGCGGAGTCGGATGCGCCGCCGCGAGTGCTGCGACCACGGCGCGTTCCTTCGGCCGTAACTCGATCGCATCGCTGCCGGCGAAAACCCGGGTGCGCCCGCGCAGAACCACGCGCCACCGACCCGAGGGCGATCCGCCAGAATCCCGCACGCAAACGATCGTAGCCAGCTCGGGGAAGCGTCGCGTCAGCTCGCTGTTACCCCGCTGTTACCCGGCACTCGTATGGTGCGCGTCACAGGTAACAGCGAGATCGCGGGTGCGCTCGGGCCGATCGGCTCGGTGGGCACTCGCCGTCGGATCCGGCGGGATCGCGACGCGTCTCCGGCCGCCGGGGTTCATGACCCGGGCGGACAGGTGTCGCGTCCCTCCAGCCGGACCGCATCGGACGGAGCAAAGGGAAACATGGCTGGGCAGTGGATTCGTCGGAGCGCAATCGTGATCGCTGCTGTGTGCGCAGTCCCGTCGATCGGCTCACCGTCGACCGCGGCGGCTGCTCCTGCTGTTTCGGTCGTGGACGCGGTCGGGTCGGACGGGCCAGACCTTGAGGCGACGTCGGCGGACGCGGCGTCCGGTGGCGAGTCGGTCGGTTCAGGGCGTGTGGTGGAGGCGGTTGGTGGGTCGTCGGTGGGTGATGTGGTGTCGTTGGTGCCTGCTCGGTTGTTGGAGACGCGGTCGGGTTCGGGGTTTTCGACGGTTGA contains:
- a CDS encoding ATP-binding protein, with protein sequence MVAALAAAHPTPLPSSRLAELIWGDAQPASAVKSIHNHVSRLKRSADGLVDSHPDGYRLGPDVVVDLASGDPTDQLLADLPDTPEVLELRAQLRVAATDADEVALAASADVEPTPELVERLRRAVEDEPFREHRWSLLASAQMRLGRRREALLTLADARRQLAEVGLTPGPDLVDLESTILAADPTPAAGTPRPAPPIHPHRDDPFVGRETELDRLGTVWDETCTLGGPRMVVVRGQAGIGKTRLVDEFCRRAGVDDPDVRVLWGRHRPDTGRALGAITEAVERAVAHDPTLVPADDPLRILLGDHAPEPGLAADLVRTRVGRSLSQLVERLSDRPTIWLFDDLQWASADSVVLLQEAIDGASAPLLIVGTSRPDDGDGAGRWGEVARSIGIVDIALEPLERGDVARLVTERTDLPVDERGAEALHLRTGGLPLYASELARAASATGRLDIDEVPAPIREWLHHRIATLDDDAVAVLRSAAVSGQSVELPVVATVCDLTVDDAATRLDQLAQRGFLDVDTAANVSFSHALTRDIVEESIGPLVRIRLHVATAEALGVSRPDEHARIARHFDAAGDARAHGHASLAGERSLPVGAWSHATECFTIAARHAVAPAETIRANVGLGRALLGAGRADDASAALLGAAALADEHDDVVMHARAALTLVGRAGRGALAHDEAAQFDVLRRALDHIERTASRDDRVLEPLRSDLERELAFLMLLTGPKVERDRLLRSALDRAERLTPPDPNTHARALLGYRYAQLGPNDLPGRLADLDRVAALPAKAVTPEVRITTELYRCDDLVRANRHVEAAEALDRATALLADYPDPYWAWTVETWRGLLHLVAGDLEQADAVSAHAVGLREAFVEAHVCRAVNQVAIALYAGTVVGMIDLLTAAVDASPNIPTFRAVLSLCAAEAGDDRLAARHLRWFVDERVENLPDDPNRFLGLGVLAHTASMLGDVEAAEALFPLLRPYDGQWVSLSCYGGGGASWGPVSHGLGALATTLERDDAAEYLQRAALEAAHAPLARDRVDRNRSRLDAA